GTTGTAAACGGAAAATCCCATTTCTCTTTTTACGGCGATTGTCTACTGTAGTGGCTATCTGCTGAAAGATCTCATCAGCTGTCGCGGTTAGATAAATTTTATCTTCAAAAATCAATTTCTGCGGAAATAGCAAACCGGTGACTACCTTTTTCCCTTTTATAAATTAAGCTGGTGTAGTATTTAGCGAGTTTTTTCAATAAATCTGTGCAGTGGAAATTATAGCCTGACAGATTGTTGTCCAACTCTGCTGGTCCGGTTGACTTTTGGTCAATTCATTTATTTCTGCTTCATACTTGTCTTTTATTTCCTTGTAGTCTTCTACATCCATTTACTGATCCAGGCACATACGCAGGGCTTCTTTTAGTATTGCTTTGATTGTGTTGATCTCTTTTTAAATTTCATCCATCGCTTTCCGTTTATCGTTGATGGATAATTTACTGTTGTCTTCCAATATTTTAAAGACAGGTCTATCACCTCTTCATGCACGCTGATCATTTGTAATCCCTTTACAAATGCATCATTGGCGAATTCTGCGCTGAATCGTTTCTTACATCCTCTCATCCGTAGTATTTAAGAGTAGATAAATGCTGATTCTAAAGTTCGGGCAATAAAAACCAAAATCCAGAGAGCGAAATTCCTGGCATTTTAAAGGAACAACCTAATTGAGCGTTTTGCAGCCAAAATGAGGATCGTTGGGTCCACATGTTTAAGTGTTCTGGCGAAAAGACAACTTTTTCGATTGGTTTTCCTTATAAATTGTAGATGCCGAATGACGGCAAGCTGTGTTTACACGTGAATGCTTGCTCGCTCTTTACTATTCCTCTAACATCCTTAATCGGCAATGGATACCCTTTCCGGGTTTTGGCTATGCAATGCCCCGATTTGACTACGCCGGACAGCTGAAGACTGATGAACTTTGCCTATATCAAAATTCAAAATCAATAATAAATGAAACAGTCAAAAACACCCATCATCAGCTTTAGTCCGGTTGTATTACCAGTTCCTGGCCGTCACGTAGACCTTGAAATAAAAGTTTCTGCTCCAGCAAGCGGAAATAACCTGCCGGTCATCCTACTTTCGCACGGGCATGGCGCCTCTAATTTTCTATCTTCGTACAGAGGATATGGCCCTATTGTAGATTTTTTTGCCGCAGAAGGGTTTGTGGTCATTCAACCTACTCATCAAAATTCCAAAGCACTCGCACTTTCTTCATCCCTTCCAGAAGCACCCTTGTTTTGGAGTTCGCGGCCAGCGGATATGAAATTTATCCTTGATCATTTGGACGAAATTATTTCTACAGTACCAGGGTTAACCGGAAGAGTGGAAAAAGCAAAAGTTGCTGCCATTGGCCATTCTTTAGGCGGCCATACCGTTGCTATGCTTGCTGGCATGGAAGTGACGGATCCCTCAACAGGCAAAATAGTGAATTTAACAGAGCCACGAATAAAAGCTCCTGTGCTGATTGGCTTACCTGGCGGTCCTGAAGGATTGAACGGAGCAGCCAGACATCATTTTCCTGTATTGGCAGCTTCAGATTTCCGCACTATGGTATTACCAGCGCTGATAGTCAACGGGGACAAAGACAAAAATCTCATGTTCTCTGATTTGGACAATTGGCGTGCCGACGCTTATTATCAAAGTCCGGGCCCGAAGGATCTGCTGACCGTGTTTGGCGCTGAACACATCTTTGGTGGTATTTCAGGTTATGATGCCCTCGAGACGAGTGATGAAGATCCGGAGCGTGTTGCTTTTGTATGTAAAAGCATTCTTGCGTATATTCGGAGTACATTCGATCCAACCGATTTAAGTTGGGAACAAGCAAAGAAAAGCCTTAACGGCGTACAGGGCGCTTTAGGCAGCATTGAAAGCAAATTATAAACAGACAATATGAAGGATGAAATGTCTAACCACAGATTCAATTCTTTATCAAGGTTGCATAAGGCGCTGGATATGCCGGCGCCTATGCACCCATTGGTAAGTTTAATAAATAATGCAGAGGGGGCCATTCCACTGGAAAACCTTCCCAGCCCCCATATCTTAAGTTTTTATAAGATATCCTATAAGATGAACTTCCAGGGAAAGTTCAAATATGGACAGCATTATTACGATTTCGACGAAGGGGGAATGTTTTTTGTTTCGCCGAATCAAATCACAGGAGGCCACGCACCACTAAGTGATCAATCTGGTTATACTTTGCTTTTCCACCCGGATTTTTTACTGGGTTACGAACTCGCTAAAAAAATTAAAGAGTATGGCTTTTTCTCCTATTCGACTAATGAAGCGTTGCACTTATCGGAGAAAGAAAAAACCATGATCATTTATGTTTTTCAAAGTATTGAAGAAGAACTGAAAGGCAGAATTGATAATTTCAGCCAGGATGTTGTGATTTCTCATATTGAATTGCTGCTGAATTATGCCAACCGATTCTACAGCCGGCAATTCATCACCCGTAAGGCGGTAAGCACGAATTTACTTCAAAGGGTAGAAGACATTTTATGCACCCACTTCCAGTCACCACATGCACAAAAGCAGGGGCTTCCAACTGTCCAATTTCTTTCTGCGCAATTAAACGTCAGTGCCAGTTATTTAAGTGATATGCTGCGATCACTTACCGGGCAAAATGCACAACAACACATTCATAACCATCTGATTGAAAAAGCAAAGGAACAGTTATCGACAAGTGAGGCTTCGATAAGCGAAATAGCCTATGAATTAGGATTTGAACATCCCAATCCTTTAGTAAACTATTTAAGCTTAAAACCAGTATGTCGCCCTTGGATTTCAGACGTTCCTTCAATTAAAGCATATTCGAGTACAGTGCAACATTATTCTTAAGGTTAATTACGACTCATAGCATTTATTCCATCAAATCCCCTTCTCGACTGGGGATAAAAGGTTAAATCGTCGAAAGCGCACTTTTGTTTACGTGCACCTGCCGGCTGGAAATGATGTCCTAAGAATACAAAATTTATGCATAAATAATAACGACTAGCAATGGTGTATAAGCCTGCTTAGTATATTACCCCACATTGATATCCCGATCAATAATGAGGGTATATTTGAACCCAAGCCCTTCTCAGAGATTCCAAACTAGTAAGGTTCCGGTAGACAGCATCTTCGGCATGTAAGT
The DNA window shown above is from Chitinophaga agri and carries:
- a CDS encoding alpha/beta hydrolase family protein; this translates as MKQSKTPIISFSPVVLPVPGRHVDLEIKVSAPASGNNLPVILLSHGHGASNFLSSYRGYGPIVDFFAAEGFVVIQPTHQNSKALALSSSLPEAPLFWSSRPADMKFILDHLDEIISTVPGLTGRVEKAKVAAIGHSLGGHTVAMLAGMEVTDPSTGKIVNLTEPRIKAPVLIGLPGGPEGLNGAARHHFPVLAASDFRTMVLPALIVNGDKDKNLMFSDLDNWRADAYYQSPGPKDLLTVFGAEHIFGGISGYDALETSDEDPERVAFVCKSILAYIRSTFDPTDLSWEQAKKSLNGVQGALGSIESKL
- a CDS encoding helix-turn-helix domain-containing protein; this translates as MKDEMSNHRFNSLSRLHKALDMPAPMHPLVSLINNAEGAIPLENLPSPHILSFYKISYKMNFQGKFKYGQHYYDFDEGGMFFVSPNQITGGHAPLSDQSGYTLLFHPDFLLGYELAKKIKEYGFFSYSTNEALHLSEKEKTMIIYVFQSIEEELKGRIDNFSQDVVISHIELLLNYANRFYSRQFITRKAVSTNLLQRVEDILCTHFQSPHAQKQGLPTVQFLSAQLNVSASYLSDMLRSLTGQNAQQHIHNHLIEKAKEQLSTSEASISEIAYELGFEHPNPLVNYLSLKPVCRPWISDVPSIKAYSSTVQHYS